In Vigna radiata var. radiata cultivar VC1973A unplaced genomic scaffold, Vradiata_ver6 scaffold_401, whole genome shotgun sequence, a genomic segment contains:
- the LOC106778333 gene encoding cyprosin isoform X2 yields the protein MGLKCLLVVMCVWAWLGSLTFATSDDGLMRVGLKRRNLDLQSLKDARIKEFVRPTDLGGDQKNCCDEDIIYLKNYVDAQYFGEISIGSPPQYFNVVFDTGSSNLWVPSSKCIFSEHLAVSLMAKDLFMDSSAKIMYKLEMSSSKIKNLRRLQERDHSHFLHFHLMAYLDSGSWMLQLEKSHQFGECRYNMIEQGQICHQIFSLWLNQDPIEEMGGEIVFGGIDYRHFRGEHTYVPLSQKGYWQIDVGDVLVTSNSTGLCEGGCAAIIDSGTSLIAGPTSVVTQINHAIGAEGYVSFECKSILHNYGDSIWASLIAGLNPELVCSDIGLCSNNGFNTMDDVIETVVHNESWNGSPIRESPFCSFCNMIVLWVQVQIKQSNVKEKAFKYVDELCEKLPNPPGHSFINCNSISSMPHITFTIGNKSFPLSPEQYVLQFEEGCSTVCYGGFVAIDVPPPQGPLWVLGNIFLGAYHTVFDYGNLRIGFAEAA from the exons ATGGGTTTGAAGTGTCTGCTGGTTGTTATGTGTGTTTGGGCTTGGTTAGGATCGTTGACTTTTGCAACTTCTGATGATGGGTTGATGAGGGTTGGTCTAAAAAGGAGGAATTTAGACCTTCAGAGTCTTAAAGATGCAAGAATCAAAGAGTTCGTTCGTCCTACTGATTTAGGGGGTgatcaaaaaaattgttgtgatgaagatataatatatcttaagaATTATGTTGATGCACAATATTTTGGGGAGATTAGTATTGGTTCACCCCCTCAATACTTCAATGTTGTGTTTGACACTGGCAGCTCAAATCTTTGGGTTCCATCTTCCAAATGCATCTTCTCT GAACACCTTGCAGTATCCCTTATGGCCAAGGATCTATTTATGGATTCTTCAGCCAAGATAATGTACAAGTTGGAGATGTCATCATCAAAGATCAA GAATTTGCGGAGATTACAAGAGAGGGATCATTCGCACTTTCTGCACTTCCATTTGATGGCATACTTGGACTCGGGTTCCTGGATGCTGCAATTGGAAAAGTCACACCAGTTTG GTGAATGCAGGtataatatgatagaacaaGGGCAAATATGCCACCAAATTTTCTCTCTTTGGCTAAATCAAGATCCAATAGAAGAAATGGGGGGTGAAATTGTCTTTGGTGGTATTGACTACAGGCATTTTAGAGGTGAACACACATATGTTCCCCTTTCTCAAAAGGGTTATTGGCAG ATTGATGTGGGAGATGTTCTAGTTACAAGTAACTCAACAG GGTTGTGTGAGGGTGGCTGTGCTGCAATTATAGACTCTGGGACATCTCTAATTGCTGGTCCAACT AGTGTTGTGACTCAAATTAACCATGCCATTGGAGCAGAAGGGTATGTTAGTTTTGAGTGTAAAAGCATTCTCCATAACTATGGGGATTCAATATGGGCATCCTTAATTGCTGGG TTAAATCCAGAACTTGTATGCAGTGACATTGGACTCTGTTCAAACAACGGATTTAACACAATGGA TGATGTTATTGAAACAGTGGTGCATAATGAAAGTTGGAATGGATCACCAATAAGGGAGAGCCCCTTTTGTTCCTTTTGCAATATGATTGTCCTTTGGGTCCAAGTTCAGATTAAGCAAAGCAATGTGAAAGAAAAAGCATTTAAATATGTGGATGAG CTGTGTGAGAAGCTTCCAAATCCCCCGGGACATTCATTTATAAACTGCAATAGTATTTCTTCCATGCCACACATCACATTCACGATTGGAAACAAATCCTTTCCCCTCTCTCCAGAACAG TATGTACTTCAATTTGAAGAAGGCTGTTCTACTGTCTGCTATGGTGGTTTTGTTGCTATAGATGTTCCTCCTCCACAGGGTCCCCTCTG GGTTCTTGGAAATATATTCTTGGGGGCATATCATACAGTATTTGACTATGGAAATCTCCGTATAGGATTTGCAGAAGCTGCATAA
- the LOC106778333 gene encoding aspartic proteinase isoform X4 produces MAKDLFMDSSAKIMYKLEMSSSKIKNLRRLQERDHSHFLHFHLMAYLDSGSWMLQLEKSHQFGECRYNMIEQGQICHQIFSLWLNQDPIEEMGGEIVFGGIDYRHFRGEHTYVPLSQKGYWQIDVGDVLVTSNSTGLCEGGCAAIIDSGTSLIAGPTSVVTQINHAIGAEGYVSFECKSILHNYGDSIWASLIAGLNPELVCSDIGLCSNNGFNTMDDVIETVVHNESWNGSPIRESPFCSFCNMIVLWVQVQIKQSNVKEKAFKYVDELCEKLPNPPGHSFINCNSISSMPHITFTIGNKSFPLSPEQYVLQFEEGCSTVCYGGFVAIDVPPPQGPLWVLGNIFLGAYHTVFDYGNLRIGFAEAA; encoded by the exons ATGGCCAAGGATCTATTTATGGATTCTTCAGCCAAGATAATGTACAAGTTGGAGATGTCATCATCAAAGATCAA GAATTTGCGGAGATTACAAGAGAGGGATCATTCGCACTTTCTGCACTTCCATTTGATGGCATACTTGGACTCGGGTTCCTGGATGCTGCAATTGGAAAAGTCACACCAGTTTG GTGAATGCAGGtataatatgatagaacaaGGGCAAATATGCCACCAAATTTTCTCTCTTTGGCTAAATCAAGATCCAATAGAAGAAATGGGGGGTGAAATTGTCTTTGGTGGTATTGACTACAGGCATTTTAGAGGTGAACACACATATGTTCCCCTTTCTCAAAAGGGTTATTGGCAG ATTGATGTGGGAGATGTTCTAGTTACAAGTAACTCAACAG GGTTGTGTGAGGGTGGCTGTGCTGCAATTATAGACTCTGGGACATCTCTAATTGCTGGTCCAACT AGTGTTGTGACTCAAATTAACCATGCCATTGGAGCAGAAGGGTATGTTAGTTTTGAGTGTAAAAGCATTCTCCATAACTATGGGGATTCAATATGGGCATCCTTAATTGCTGGG TTAAATCCAGAACTTGTATGCAGTGACATTGGACTCTGTTCAAACAACGGATTTAACACAATGGA TGATGTTATTGAAACAGTGGTGCATAATGAAAGTTGGAATGGATCACCAATAAGGGAGAGCCCCTTTTGTTCCTTTTGCAATATGATTGTCCTTTGGGTCCAAGTTCAGATTAAGCAAAGCAATGTGAAAGAAAAAGCATTTAAATATGTGGATGAG CTGTGTGAGAAGCTTCCAAATCCCCCGGGACATTCATTTATAAACTGCAATAGTATTTCTTCCATGCCACACATCACATTCACGATTGGAAACAAATCCTTTCCCCTCTCTCCAGAACAG TATGTACTTCAATTTGAAGAAGGCTGTTCTACTGTCTGCTATGGTGGTTTTGTTGCTATAGATGTTCCTCCTCCACAGGGTCCCCTCTG GGTTCTTGGAAATATATTCTTGGGGGCATATCATACAGTATTTGACTATGGAAATCTCCGTATAGGATTTGCAGAAGCTGCATAA
- the LOC106778333 gene encoding cyprosin isoform X3, whose translation MRVGLKRRNLDLQSLKDARIKEFVRPTDLGGDQKNCCDEDIIYLKNYVDAQYFGEISIGSPPQYFNVVFDTGSSNLWVPSSKCIFSIACYFHSKYRSKISSTYTEIGTPCSIPYGQGSIYGFFSQDNVQVGDVIIKDQEFAEITREGSFALSALPFDGILGLGFLDAAIGKVTPVWYNMIEQGQICHQIFSLWLNQDPIEEMGGEIVFGGIDYRHFRGEHTYVPLSQKGYWQIDVGDVLVTSNSTGLCEGGCAAIIDSGTSLIAGPTSVVTQINHAIGAEGYVSFECKSILHNYGDSIWASLIAGLNPELVCSDIGLCSNNGFNTMDDVIETVVHNESWNGSPIRESPFCSFCNMIVLWVQVQIKQSNVKEKAFKYVDELCEKLPNPPGHSFINCNSISSMPHITFTIGNKSFPLSPEQYVLQFEEGCSTVCYGGFVAIDVPPPQGPLWVLGNIFLGAYHTVFDYGNLRIGFAEAA comes from the exons ATGAGGGTTGGTCTAAAAAGGAGGAATTTAGACCTTCAGAGTCTTAAAGATGCAAGAATCAAAGAGTTCGTTCGTCCTACTGATTTAGGGGGTgatcaaaaaaattgttgtgatgaagatataatatatcttaagaATTATGTTGATGCACAATATTTTGGGGAGATTAGTATTGGTTCACCCCCTCAATACTTCAATGTTGTGTTTGACACTGGCAGCTCAAATCTTTGGGTTCCATCTTCCAAATGCATCTTCTCT ATCGCTTGCTATTTTCATTCCAAGTATAGGTCGAAGATATCTAGCACCTATACCGAAATTG GAACACCTTGCAGTATCCCTTATGGCCAAGGATCTATTTATGGATTCTTCAGCCAAGATAATGTACAAGTTGGAGATGTCATCATCAAAGATCAA GAATTTGCGGAGATTACAAGAGAGGGATCATTCGCACTTTCTGCACTTCCATTTGATGGCATACTTGGACTCGGGTTCCTGGATGCTGCAATTGGAAAAGTCACACCAGTTTG GtataatatgatagaacaaGGGCAAATATGCCACCAAATTTTCTCTCTTTGGCTAAATCAAGATCCAATAGAAGAAATGGGGGGTGAAATTGTCTTTGGTGGTATTGACTACAGGCATTTTAGAGGTGAACACACATATGTTCCCCTTTCTCAAAAGGGTTATTGGCAG ATTGATGTGGGAGATGTTCTAGTTACAAGTAACTCAACAG GGTTGTGTGAGGGTGGCTGTGCTGCAATTATAGACTCTGGGACATCTCTAATTGCTGGTCCAACT AGTGTTGTGACTCAAATTAACCATGCCATTGGAGCAGAAGGGTATGTTAGTTTTGAGTGTAAAAGCATTCTCCATAACTATGGGGATTCAATATGGGCATCCTTAATTGCTGGG TTAAATCCAGAACTTGTATGCAGTGACATTGGACTCTGTTCAAACAACGGATTTAACACAATGGA TGATGTTATTGAAACAGTGGTGCATAATGAAAGTTGGAATGGATCACCAATAAGGGAGAGCCCCTTTTGTTCCTTTTGCAATATGATTGTCCTTTGGGTCCAAGTTCAGATTAAGCAAAGCAATGTGAAAGAAAAAGCATTTAAATATGTGGATGAG CTGTGTGAGAAGCTTCCAAATCCCCCGGGACATTCATTTATAAACTGCAATAGTATTTCTTCCATGCCACACATCACATTCACGATTGGAAACAAATCCTTTCCCCTCTCTCCAGAACAG TATGTACTTCAATTTGAAGAAGGCTGTTCTACTGTCTGCTATGGTGGTTTTGTTGCTATAGATGTTCCTCCTCCACAGGGTCCCCTCTG GGTTCTTGGAAATATATTCTTGGGGGCATATCATACAGTATTTGACTATGGAAATCTCCGTATAGGATTTGCAGAAGCTGCATAA
- the LOC106778336 gene encoding protein CHUP1, chloroplastic, whose translation MKQGSPASPPPPPSPPQPPPPTKNVIRLQSSLTPSRLRLPSKYREPPRTPPEVVNGVVSTPTRRAQSVTPELKHTSRIKRGLVLNKAKPNEEVVGTHRGREAEEAKAVSRFVRPHVMEQFARPRSAVVEFTMKRDKEDPDGKSKKELMEKLEVSESLIKNLQSEVLALKAELEKVKGLNVELESHNRKLTKDVAAAESKVMMSLGGSEKMKEPIAEHQSPKFKHIQKLIADKLERSIVKKEAITDGCFVKASPPAPTAIPTIPEATTIRVGRKPALKACLPPPPPPPPPMPPSIPSRPAAKVNNNQRAPAFVKLLHSLKSQEEMKNTTGSVKQPKPVAVNVHSSIVGEIQNRSAHLLAIRADIETKGNFINDLIKKVVEAAYTDIEDVLNFVNWLDGELSSLADERAVLKHFNWPERKADAMREAAVEYRELKLLEQEISSFKDDPEIPCGASLRKMATLLDKSECSIQKLIKLRNSVMRSYQDYKIPTAWMLDSGITEKIKQASMILVKMYMKRVTMELGSARNSDRQSSQESLLLQGVHFAYRAHQFAGGLDAETLCAFEEIRQHVPGHLAGSRELLAGIASS comes from the exons ATGAAACAAGGGTCACCagcatcaccaccaccaccaccatcaccaccacaaccacctcCACCAACAAAAAATGTGATCAGGCTTCAGAGCAGTTTAACGCCATCAAGGTTAAGACTTCCTTCCAAGTACAGAGAGCCTCCAAGGACTCCACCAGAGGTTGTCAATGGGGTGGTGTCAACTCCAACTAGGAGAGCCCAGTCTGTCACTCCAGAGCTGAAGCACACTTCCAGGATCAAAAGGGGTCTAGTGCTGAACAAGGCCAAACCCAATGAAGAGGTTGTGGGTACCCACAGGGGTAGGGAAGCTGAAGAGGCTAAGGCCGTGTCTCGCTTCGTACGGCCTCATGTTATGGAACAGTTTGCTAGGCCAAGGAGTGCGGTTGTGGAATTTACTATGAAGAGGGATAAGGAGGACCCTGATGGAAAGAGTAAGAAGGAACTGATGGAGAAGCTTGAGGTGAGTGAGAGTTTGATCAAGAATCTGCAGTCTGAAGTTCTGGCTTTGAAGGCTGAGTTGGAAAAAGTTAAGGGCTTGAATGTGGAGCTGGAATCTCACAACAGAAAACTCACTAAGGATGTTGCTGCTGCTGAGTCGAAGGTGATGATGTCTTTGGGTGGAAGTGAAAAG ATGAAGGAGCCAATTGCAGAACATCAGAGCCCcaaatttaaacatattcaGAAACTCATTGCTGACAAATTAGAAAGGTCCATAGTGAAAAAGGAAGCCATTACTGATGGCTGCTTTGTTAAAGCCTCACCTCCAGCACCAACAGCAATTCCTACGATTCCTGAAGCTACAACTATAAGGGTAGGAAGAAAGCCTGCACTAAAAGCATGTCTGCCACCGCCTCCACCACCCCCACCACCGATGCCACCATCAATCCCTTCTAGGCCTGCAGCAAAAGTAAATAACAACCAAAGGGCCCCTGCATTTGTAAAATTACTTCACTCATTGAAGAGtcaagaagaaatgaagaacACAACAGGATCGGTCAAACAGCCGAAACCAGTTGCTGTGAATGTACATAGCAGCATTGTTGGAGAAATTCAAAACCGTTCTGCTCATCTATTAGCA ATAAGGGCAGACATTGAAACAAAAGGAAATTTTATCAATGACCTTATAAAAAAGGTGGTAGAAGCGGCCTACACCGACATTGAAGatgtcttaaattttgttaattggCTTGATGGTGAACTCTCATCATTG GCTGATGAGCGTGCAGTCTTGAAGCATTTTAATTGGCCTGAGAGAAAAGCTGATGCGATGCGTGAAGCCGCAGTTGAGTATCGCGAACTTAAATTGTTAGAACAAGAGATTTCCTCCTTCAAGGATGACCCTGAAATTCCATGTGGAGCTTCCTTGAGAAAGATGGCCACCCTATTAGATAA GTCTGAGTGCAGCATACAGAAACTAATCAAGCTGAGAAATTCTGTAATGCGTTCATATCAAGATTACAAAATTCCAACCGCTTGGATGCTTGACTCGGGAATCACGGAAAAG ATTAAGCAGGCTTCTATGATTCTGGTCAAAATGTACATGAAAAGAGTGACAATGGAGCTTGGATCTGCTAGGAATTCTGACAGACAGTCTAGTCAAGAATCCCTTCTGCTTCAGGGCGTCCATTTTGCATATAGAGCTCATCAG TTTGCTGGAGGTTTGGATGCAGAAACTCTGTGTGCTTTTGAAGAGATAAGGCAACATGTGCCAGGACACTTAGCAGGGTCTCGAGAACTTTTGGCTGGGATAGCATCATCGTGA
- the LOC106778333 gene encoding cyprosin isoform X1 → MGLKCLLVVMCVWAWLGSLTFATSDDGLMRVGLKRRNLDLQSLKDARIKEFVRPTDLGGDQKNCCDEDIIYLKNYVDAQYFGEISIGSPPQYFNVVFDTGSSNLWVPSSKCIFSIACYFHSKYRSKISSTYTEIGTPCSIPYGQGSIYGFFSQDNVQVGDVIIKDQEFAEITREGSFALSALPFDGILGLGFLDAAIGKVTPVWYNMIEQGQICHQIFSLWLNQDPIEEMGGEIVFGGIDYRHFRGEHTYVPLSQKGYWQIDVGDVLVTSNSTGLCEGGCAAIIDSGTSLIAGPTSVVTQINHAIGAEGYVSFECKSILHNYGDSIWASLIAGLNPELVCSDIGLCSNNGFNTMDDVIETVVHNESWNGSPIRESPFCSFCNMIVLWVQVQIKQSNVKEKAFKYVDELCEKLPNPPGHSFINCNSISSMPHITFTIGNKSFPLSPEQYVLQFEEGCSTVCYGGFVAIDVPPPQGPLWVLGNIFLGAYHTVFDYGNLRIGFAEAA, encoded by the exons ATGGGTTTGAAGTGTCTGCTGGTTGTTATGTGTGTTTGGGCTTGGTTAGGATCGTTGACTTTTGCAACTTCTGATGATGGGTTGATGAGGGTTGGTCTAAAAAGGAGGAATTTAGACCTTCAGAGTCTTAAAGATGCAAGAATCAAAGAGTTCGTTCGTCCTACTGATTTAGGGGGTgatcaaaaaaattgttgtgatgaagatataatatatcttaagaATTATGTTGATGCACAATATTTTGGGGAGATTAGTATTGGTTCACCCCCTCAATACTTCAATGTTGTGTTTGACACTGGCAGCTCAAATCTTTGGGTTCCATCTTCCAAATGCATCTTCTCT ATCGCTTGCTATTTTCATTCCAAGTATAGGTCGAAGATATCTAGCACCTATACCGAAATTG GAACACCTTGCAGTATCCCTTATGGCCAAGGATCTATTTATGGATTCTTCAGCCAAGATAATGTACAAGTTGGAGATGTCATCATCAAAGATCAA GAATTTGCGGAGATTACAAGAGAGGGATCATTCGCACTTTCTGCACTTCCATTTGATGGCATACTTGGACTCGGGTTCCTGGATGCTGCAATTGGAAAAGTCACACCAGTTTG GtataatatgatagaacaaGGGCAAATATGCCACCAAATTTTCTCTCTTTGGCTAAATCAAGATCCAATAGAAGAAATGGGGGGTGAAATTGTCTTTGGTGGTATTGACTACAGGCATTTTAGAGGTGAACACACATATGTTCCCCTTTCTCAAAAGGGTTATTGGCAG ATTGATGTGGGAGATGTTCTAGTTACAAGTAACTCAACAG GGTTGTGTGAGGGTGGCTGTGCTGCAATTATAGACTCTGGGACATCTCTAATTGCTGGTCCAACT AGTGTTGTGACTCAAATTAACCATGCCATTGGAGCAGAAGGGTATGTTAGTTTTGAGTGTAAAAGCATTCTCCATAACTATGGGGATTCAATATGGGCATCCTTAATTGCTGGG TTAAATCCAGAACTTGTATGCAGTGACATTGGACTCTGTTCAAACAACGGATTTAACACAATGGA TGATGTTATTGAAACAGTGGTGCATAATGAAAGTTGGAATGGATCACCAATAAGGGAGAGCCCCTTTTGTTCCTTTTGCAATATGATTGTCCTTTGGGTCCAAGTTCAGATTAAGCAAAGCAATGTGAAAGAAAAAGCATTTAAATATGTGGATGAG CTGTGTGAGAAGCTTCCAAATCCCCCGGGACATTCATTTATAAACTGCAATAGTATTTCTTCCATGCCACACATCACATTCACGATTGGAAACAAATCCTTTCCCCTCTCTCCAGAACAG TATGTACTTCAATTTGAAGAAGGCTGTTCTACTGTCTGCTATGGTGGTTTTGTTGCTATAGATGTTCCTCCTCCACAGGGTCCCCTCTG GGTTCTTGGAAATATATTCTTGGGGGCATATCATACAGTATTTGACTATGGAAATCTCCGTATAGGATTTGCAGAAGCTGCATAA